A section of the Methanocaldococcus sp. FS406-22 genome encodes:
- a CDS encoding radical SAM protein, with product MIILRNEICDKLENIVKNLKFVRHCIGCEGINLDIENPHHHPSIELTQKCNLNCIYCYSRLKTVERGIYGNLEEAEAVTISQYGEPLLDLEGVKKAIEFCKDLGLRVDLQTNGTLLNEEIIKELKDLGLDLIMISLSAFSSERYKLLTGKDYFDIVLNNIKTASKYLHTIVRAIYIPGFNDNELLNLAKELNGYADEIMVHQLISYKENEDLLKNAGIDLSNLGRVRDLLLIVNEMQKNAPKINVTIKGCLLVQLKEMDGFILNNITYDVFSEVPDIKRDYKPIPW from the coding sequence ATGATAATTTTAAGAAATGAGATTTGCGATAAATTAGAAAATATAGTTAAGAATTTAAAGTTTGTTAGGCATTGCATTGGTTGTGAGGGCATAAACTTAGATATAGAGAATCCTCATCATCATCCTTCAATAGAACTAACCCAAAAGTGCAATTTAAACTGCATATACTGTTATTCAAGGTTAAAAACTGTGGAGAGAGGGATTTATGGAAACTTAGAAGAGGCAGAAGCAGTTACTATATCTCAATACGGAGAGCCATTGTTGGATTTAGAAGGAGTTAAAAAAGCCATAGAGTTTTGTAAAGATTTGGGGCTTAGAGTTGATTTACAGACAAATGGAACTTTGTTAAATGAAGAGATAATTAAAGAGCTTAAAGATTTGGGCTTAGATTTAATAATGATTAGTTTGAGTGCTTTTAGTAGTGAGAGATATAAATTATTGACTGGAAAGGACTATTTTGATATAGTTTTAAACAATATAAAAACTGCCTCAAAGTATTTGCACACAATCGTTAGAGCAATTTATATTCCAGGATTTAATGACAATGAGCTTTTAAATTTGGCTAAGGAACTTAACGGCTATGCCGATGAGATTATGGTTCATCAACTTATTTCATACAAAGAGAACGAAGACCTATTAAAAAATGCTGGAATAGATTTGAGTAATTTAGGAAGAGTTAGAGATTTATTGCTAATAGTTAATGAAATGCAAAAAAATGCTCCTAAAATTAATGTTACTATTAAAGGATGCCTATTAGTGCAATTAAAAGAGATGGACGGCTTTATATTAAACAATATAACTTATGATGTATTTTCAGAAGTTCCGGATATTAAGAGAGATTATAAGCCCATACCATGGTGA
- a CDS encoding lipopolysaccharide assembly protein LapB, producing the protein MNKKFTLETLNLLKNKVLENSQIIGKELTEILINEIDELIETAIEVSEEISKNNPNNSSLYGLGLIYNDLSTLYDDINKILNEIDCILSLSNKDINNWKLWKNLGDKAYLCKAYYEALFCYNKALEINPEDFELLCKKGYALLKLNKPKKAMEYFKIALEKDKNNYKALFGLGEAYYNLNDEENAIKYFEKVLELNPDDKEALEYLGDIYYEEDYERAINYYKKALELKSDDINLILKIAYSYMELKKYKEALKYFKKALKLNPDVFKLEEIFEFMGRIYIYLGEDEKAMEYFEKLKEINPYHDEIYEIIALTYEEVGNIEKAKEFYKSWCKHGKL; encoded by the coding sequence ATGAATAAAAAATTCACATTAGAAACTCTAAACTTACTGAAAAATAAGGTTTTAGAAAATAGCCAAATAATTGGGAAAGAACTTACAGAGATTCTTATTAATGAGATTGATGAGTTAATAGAAACTGCCATTGAAGTTTCTGAAGAAATTTCAAAAAATAATCCAAATAATTCGAGTTTGTATGGTTTAGGTTTAATATATAATGATTTATCAACTCTCTATGATGATATTAATAAAATATTGAATGAAATAGATTGCATTTTAAGTTTGAGCAACAAAGACATTAACAACTGGAAACTATGGAAAAACCTTGGGGATAAGGCATATCTCTGCAAAGCTTATTATGAAGCATTATTTTGCTACAACAAGGCATTAGAAATTAATCCCGAAGATTTTGAACTTTTATGTAAAAAGGGCTATGCTTTATTAAAGCTTAATAAACCAAAAAAAGCTATGGAATATTTTAAAATAGCACTAGAAAAAGATAAAAATAATTATAAAGCACTCTTTGGGTTAGGAGAGGCTTATTATAACTTAAACGACGAAGAAAATGCAATAAAATATTTCGAAAAAGTTTTAGAATTAAATCCAGACGATAAAGAAGCGTTAGAATATTTAGGAGATATATACTATGAGGAAGATTATGAAAGGGCAATAAATTATTACAAAAAAGCTTTAGAATTGAAATCAGACGACATCAACTTAATTTTAAAAATTGCTTATTCTTATATGGAACTGAAAAAATATAAAGAAGCATTAAAATACTTTAAAAAAGCTTTAAAACTAAATCCAGATGTGTTTAAATTGGAAGAGATTTTTGAATTTATGGGGAGGATATATATTTATTTAGGGGAAGACGAAAAAGCTATGGAGTATTTTGAAAAGTTAAAGGAGATAAATCCATATCATGATGAAATATATGAAATCATTGCCTTAACTTATGAAGAAGTTGGAAATATTGAAAAAGCTAAAGAATTTTATAAAAGTTGGTGTAAGCATGGAAAACTTTGA
- a CDS encoding methanogenesis marker 17 protein, with the protein MAEIAVYCEDKAGKEIYTKVIQTALEDLLLGKSIIRVEFIAKEKEPYFILGVLPKPTRRAIKLRDFAEIVEQKKEDGKTIYKLKITDETYLPHLLKKIHVIDQPSRFEVITDSDIDLDMEVYDASKDFVDKVMDFMGRVFPEGMRIKNTYIDKAIVCIASERPLKDEEIEEALKLKEKLETMNIAGYY; encoded by the coding sequence ATGGCTGAAATAGCTGTTTATTGTGAAGATAAAGCTGGGAAGGAGATTTACACAAAGGTTATACAAACTGCGTTAGAGGACTTACTCTTAGGAAAATCAATAATCAGGGTTGAATTTATTGCCAAAGAGAAAGAGCCGTATTTTATATTAGGAGTTTTGCCAAAACCTACAAGAAGGGCCATTAAGTTGAGGGACTTTGCTGAAATTGTAGAACAAAAGAAAGAAGATGGCAAAACAATATACAAACTAAAAATCACTGATGAGACCTATCTCCCACATCTATTAAAAAAGATACATGTCATAGACCAGCCGTCAAGGTTTGAGGTTATTACTGACTCAGATATTGACTTAGATATGGAGGTTTATGATGCAAGTAAGGACTTTGTAGATAAGGTTATGGACTTTATGGGTAGGGTATTTCCAGAGGGCATGAGAATTAAAAATACCTATATAGACAAAGCTATCGTTTGCATTGCTTCAGAAAGGCCATTGAAAGATGAGGAGATAGAAGAGGCATTAAAATTAAAGGAAAAATTGGAGACAATGAATATTGCCGGCTATTACTAA
- a CDS encoding DUF366 family protein — MKKEIDFEVFDTEYMSIIFVKDRLDYTGKEIEPLWAFKTFDVQKDSIVVFRGKMEVTAENMKDLKDVKRERNIKIPIKSEDAINFVVEHFDAVDLKTIYLRQRLLVFIAKEVIESYNIKLKRDGDDLYFEDKKLSVCIACKGVVSAKIHLGINVKSKGVEHVKIIGLEDLGINNIDEVMKEIAIRYAKEIDKIERDLRKTLPLI, encoded by the coding sequence ATGAAAAAAGAAATAGATTTTGAAGTTTTTGATACTGAATACATGTCTATAATCTTTGTTAAAGATAGATTGGATTATACTGGGAAGGAGATAGAGCCATTATGGGCATTTAAAACCTTTGATGTGCAGAAAGATAGTATAGTTGTTTTTAGAGGAAAGATGGAAGTTACTGCAGAGAATATGAAGGACTTGAAAGATGTTAAGAGAGAAAGAAATATAAAAATCCCTATAAAATCAGAGGATGCAATAAATTTTGTTGTGGAGCATTTTGATGCCGTTGATTTAAAAACGATATATTTAAGGCAACGGCTATTAGTTTTTATAGCAAAGGAAGTCATTGAAAGCTACAATATAAAGCTAAAAAGAGATGGAGATGATTTATACTTTGAAGATAAAAAATTGTCTGTCTGTATAGCTTGTAAAGGGGTTGTATCAGCAAAAATCCACTTAGGGATAAATGTCAAATCAAAAGGGGTAGAGCACGTTAAAATCATTGGTTTGGAGGATTTAGGAATAAACAATATAGATGAAGTTATGAAAGAGATAGCTATTAGATATGCCAAAGAGATAGATAAGATTGAGAGAGATTTAAGAAAAACTCTCCCATTAATTTAA
- a CDS encoding methanogenesis marker 15 protein, producing the protein MVKIALLTCGAEWSGVYHEIEKAAQKVGGELVFPEVDLSYIDEVEDRLGFKVGSANLKLMFARAMSIIEGNTDAEAVFIATCFRCAEGALVRNEVRKLIQQNTNLPVVMYSFTERTKASELLTRMEALTTIVERKSLLARKKQEGISLGIDSGSTTTKAVIMIDDDVAGTGWVYTKDVIESAKEAVNNALKEAGISLDQVETIGTTGYGRYTVGEYFKADLIQEELTVNSKGAAYLADKQEGEATVIDIGGMDNKAISLYDAIPDGFTMGGICAGASGRFFEITARRLGVSLQELGELAAKGDWRKIKMNSYCIVFGIQDLVTALAEGAKAEDVAAAAAHSVAEQVFEQQLQEVDVRDPVILVGGSSLLKGLVIAMEEVLGRKIIVPRYSQLIGAVGAALLSSGYRYKKIKV; encoded by the coding sequence ATGGTAAAGATTGCCTTATTAACATGTGGAGCAGAGTGGAGCGGTGTTTATCACGAAATTGAAAAAGCAGCACAAAAGGTTGGTGGAGAACTTGTTTTTCCAGAGGTTGATTTATCATACATAGATGAGGTTGAAGACAGATTAGGATTTAAAGTTGGTTCAGCCAACCTAAAATTAATGTTTGCAAGAGCAATGTCAATTATTGAAGGAAATACAGATGCTGAGGCAGTATTTATAGCTACATGCTTTAGATGTGCTGAAGGGGCTTTGGTAAGAAATGAAGTAAGAAAGCTTATACAACAAAATACAAACCTACCAGTTGTTATGTATTCATTCACAGAGAGAACAAAGGCATCTGAATTATTAACAAGAATGGAGGCATTAACCACAATTGTTGAGAGAAAATCTTTATTAGCAAGAAAGAAACAAGAAGGAATAAGTTTAGGTATTGACAGTGGTTCTACAACAACAAAAGCAGTGATTATGATAGATGATGACGTTGCTGGGACTGGATGGGTTTATACAAAGGATGTTATTGAATCTGCCAAAGAGGCAGTTAATAATGCATTAAAAGAGGCGGGTATATCGTTAGACCAAGTTGAAACTATAGGAACTACTGGTTATGGGAGATATACTGTTGGAGAATACTTTAAAGCTGATTTAATACAGGAGGAACTAACGGTTAATTCAAAAGGAGCTGCATATTTAGCTGATAAGCAGGAAGGAGAGGCAACAGTCATAGATATAGGAGGGATGGACAACAAGGCTATCTCTTTATACGATGCAATTCCAGACGGTTTCACAATGGGAGGAATCTGTGCAGGGGCAAGTGGTAGGTTCTTTGAAATTACTGCAAGGAGGTTGGGAGTTTCTCTCCAAGAGCTGGGGGAATTAGCGGCTAAGGGAGATTGGAGAAAGATAAAGATGAACAGCTACTGTATAGTGTTTGGTATCCAAGATTTGGTTACTGCATTGGCTGAAGGGGCTAAGGCTGAAGATGTAGCGGCTGCAGCAGCTCATTCAGTTGCTGAGCAAGTGTTTGAGCAACAATTACAAGAGGTTGATGTTAGGGACCCAGTTATATTGGTTGGTGGAAGTAGTTTGTTGAAAGGTTTAGTTATAGCTATGGAAGAGGTTTTAGGAAGAAAAATTATTGTGCCAAGATATTCCCAGCTAATTGGAGCAGTTGGAGCGGCTTTACTATCATCTGGATACAGATACAAGAAGATAAAGGTATAA
- a CDS encoding DUF6516 family protein, with translation MIVNYTLKSMFLKKIIFILSHWQDKNGDLIIRWDNAPHYKNIKTFPHHKHTKNGVEESDEVCLEDVLKYIENYLKKC, from the coding sequence ATGATAGTAAATTATACATTAAAGAGCATGTTTCTGAAGAAGATTATATTTATTCTTTCCCACTGGCAAGATAAAAATGGAGATTTAATAATTAGATGGGATAATGCTCCACATTATAAGAATATAAAAACATTCCCTCATCACAAACATACTAAAAATGGTGTTGAGGAATCAGATGAAGTTTGCTTAGAAGATGTTTTAAAATATATTGAAAATTACTTAAAGAAATGTTAG
- a CDS encoding Xaa-Pro peptidase family protein encodes MNNRIERFLKYMEDEGIKKAVVLKKENINYFLGKYFMSFSVLVFEEQPYLYVGRLDKDYAEELFDFLEIREFKDWKEIFKGCEGVEKELPIGYLKYIDKEYKIISDKIKEMRMIKDKEEINLIKKAAEISDKAINWVLDNLDNVKNLNEYELVAEIEYIMKKHGSIKPAFDSIVVSGKKTSFPHALPTKDKIEDILLIDIGAVYEGYCSDITRTFLLKDDEEMRKIYNLVYEAKKVAEEHLKEGISAKQIDNIVREFFGDYKDLFIHSLGHGVGLEVHEEPRLSIKLKDDENIVLKEGMVVTIEPGLYLKNKFGVRIEDLYLVKKNGFEKLSRAEIPEY; translated from the coding sequence ATGAACAATAGGATAGAGAGGTTTTTAAAGTATATGGAAGATGAGGGCATAAAAAAGGCAGTGGTTTTAAAGAAGGAGAATATAAATTACTTTTTAGGAAAATATTTTATGAGCTTTTCTGTCTTAGTTTTTGAAGAACAGCCTTATCTATATGTTGGAAGGCTTGACAAAGACTATGCTGAAGAGCTTTTTGACTTTTTAGAGATTAGGGAGTTCAAAGATTGGAAAGAGATATTTAAAGGATGTGAGGGAGTTGAGAAGGAGTTGCCAATTGGTTATTTAAAATATATTGATAAGGAGTATAAAATAATATCTGACAAAATTAAAGAGATGAGAATGATTAAAGACAAAGAAGAGATAAATCTCATCAAAAAAGCCGCAGAGATTAGTGATAAAGCTATAAACTGGGTTTTAGATAACTTAGATAATGTTAAAAATCTAAATGAATATGAGTTAGTTGCAGAGATAGAGTATATCATGAAAAAACATGGCTCAATAAAGCCGGCATTTGATTCTATAGTTGTTTCTGGTAAAAAAACTTCTTTTCCTCATGCATTGCCTACAAAAGATAAGATAGAGGATATTTTATTAATTGACATTGGAGCAGTTTATGAAGGCTACTGCTCAGACATAACGAGAACATTTTTATTAAAAGATGATGAGGAAATGAGAAAAATATATAACTTAGTTTATGAGGCAAAAAAAGTTGCTGAAGAGCATTTAAAAGAAGGAATTTCAGCTAAGCAGATTGATAACATAGTTAGAGAGTTCTTTGGAGATTATAAAGATTTATTTATCCACTCTTTAGGACATGGTGTTGGATTGGAGGTTCATGAAGAGCCGAGATTGTCTATAAAATTGAAGGATGATGAAAATATTGTATTAAAAGAGGGCATGGTTGTAACTATTGAACCGGGATTATATTTAAAGAATAAATTTGGTGTAAGGATAGAGGATTTATACTTAGTTAAAAAGAACGGATTTGAAAAATTAAGTAGAGCAGAGATTCCAGAATATTAA
- a CDS encoding AIR synthase related protein, with protein sequence MENFEYELKMAIEHILETNYPRKAFWYFDDLIDGLKSGIKAGDDAVVVKNMVINMEGPYPLKLGAKTALIHTACDVVAMGAKPKFALNAIQAKNEDEIKLAVDGLRKQSIGLEIPIIGGNTQTVEELKSCISVAVFGELIDENLIIRDGGAKEGDLLIMLGDPVEGDIGERIYKAKKKFDTYLEILENEIKINACKDASRGGWLGNLLEMLIKAKKGAEIKSLPYPRATRYLGTYILAIPEKEYNKVVDIALKNKCPVVLFGRILEKPKLIIGTKEYISENKMLELIKKFPYKY encoded by the coding sequence ATGGAAAACTTTGAATATGAGCTAAAAATGGCTATAGAGCATATATTGGAAACAAATTATCCAAGAAAGGCATTTTGGTACTTTGATGATTTAATTGATGGTTTAAAGAGTGGCATTAAAGCAGGGGATGATGCAGTAGTTGTAAAAAACATGGTTATTAATATGGAGGGGCCGTATCCCTTAAAATTGGGGGCTAAGACTGCTTTAATTCATACAGCATGTGATGTAGTGGCAATGGGAGCTAAGCCAAAATTTGCATTAAATGCTATTCAAGCAAAGAACGAAGATGAGATAAAATTGGCAGTTGATGGTTTAAGAAAACAAAGCATAGGTTTAGAAATTCCAATAATTGGAGGGAACACTCAAACAGTTGAAGAGTTAAAATCATGTATTTCAGTAGCTGTTTTTGGGGAGTTGATTGATGAAAATTTGATAATAAGAGATGGAGGGGCTAAGGAAGGAGATTTATTAATTATGCTCGGAGACCCAGTAGAGGGAGATATTGGGGAAAGAATTTATAAAGCAAAGAAAAAATTTGATACATATTTAGAAATCTTAGAGAATGAAATAAAAATAAACGCATGTAAGGATGCATCAAGGGGAGGGTGGTTAGGAAATCTATTAGAGATGTTAATTAAGGCAAAGAAAGGGGCTGAGATAAAATCTCTTCCATATCCAAGAGCTACAAGGTATTTGGGAACTTATATATTGGCAATTCCAGAGAAAGAATATAATAAAGTAGTGGATATCGCATTAAAAAATAAGTGTCCGGTAGTATTGTTTGGTAGAATATTAGAAAAACCAAAGCTGATTATAGGCACAAAGGAATATATATCTGAAAATAAAATGTTAGAATTAATAAAAAAATTTCCATATAAATATTAG
- a CDS encoding ABC transporter ATP-binding protein, translated as MIKLKNVTKTYKMGEEIIYALKNVDLEIKEGEFVSIMGPSGSGKSTLLNIIGCLDKPTEGEVYIDNVKTNDLDDDELTKIRRNKIGFVFQQFNLIPILTALENVELPLIFKYRGAMSEEERKKRALECLKMAELDERFANHKPNQLSGGQQQRVAIARALANNPPIILADEPTGALDSKTGEKIMKLLKKLNENGKTIIVVTHDINVAKFGDRIIYLKDGEIEKEEKL; from the coding sequence ATGATTAAACTTAAAAATGTGACAAAAACCTATAAAATGGGAGAAGAGATTATTTATGCTTTAAAAAATGTTGATTTAGAGATAAAAGAGGGGGAGTTTGTTTCTATCATGGGACCTTCTGGAAGTGGAAAATCTACCCTTCTAAATATTATTGGTTGCTTGGACAAACCAACAGAGGGGGAGGTTTATATTGATAATGTAAAAACAAATGACTTAGATGATGATGAATTAACAAAAATCAGAAGAAATAAAATTGGTTTTGTCTTTCAGCAATTTAATTTAATCCCAATACTAACTGCTTTGGAGAATGTTGAACTTCCACTGATTTTTAAATACAGAGGTGCTATGAGTGAAGAGGAAAGGAAAAAGAGGGCTTTGGAGTGTTTAAAAATGGCTGAGTTGGATGAGAGGTTTGCCAATCACAAGCCAAATCAATTGAGTGGAGGGCAACAGCAAAGAGTTGCTATAGCAAGGGCTTTAGCAAACAATCCACCAATTATATTGGCAGATGAACCAACAGGAGCCTTAGATAGCAAAACTGGAGAAAAAATAATGAAACTACTAAAAAAACTAAATGAAAACGGAAAAACCATTATTGTTGTAACTCATGACATAAACGTGGCTAAATTTGGAGATAGGATTATTTATTTAAAAGATGGGGAGATAGAGAAAGAGGAGAAATTATGA
- a CDS encoding ABC transporter permease encodes MYFELAKRNLRRNLLRSILALMGIIIGVAAISSLGILGGGLKQGIMENLGSISNYIIVFPNYQNGYTSFDKKDVDKLRVLNCKVIPIYATSDFVYIKGKNRRAYTNIFGIDKNDINYLNLKVKVSDTSAAVDTFFSSANDVDIGDQLEIKNISLRICGIYNSTFLFPDNSIILTAKTYRRFYGENNYNYSRIILYVKNINDIDKIKNETDKILNRKEKKCIIISLNSILEAINGVITKVSYFLMGIGAISLLVAGIGIGNVMLMSVVERTKEIGVMRSIGASKKDIIMMFLYEALILGVIGSLIGAFLSLFFGYLIVHYLLKTSLSYYVIFYMIIGIMFGILTALISALYPAYKASKLDPIKALRNE; translated from the coding sequence ATGTATTTCGAATTGGCAAAGAGAAATCTAAGAAGAAATTTATTGAGGAGTATTTTGGCATTGATGGGAATTATAATAGGGGTTGCGGCAATCTCTTCATTGGGAATATTAGGTGGAGGACTAAAGCAAGGAATTATGGAAAATTTAGGGAGTATATCTAACTACATAATAGTTTTTCCAAATTATCAAAATGGATACACTTCATTTGATAAAAAGGATGTTGATAAACTGAGAGTTTTAAATTGTAAGGTTATTCCCATTTATGCCACTTCTGATTTTGTTTATATAAAAGGAAAGAACAGGAGAGCTTATACGAATATCTTTGGCATTGATAAAAATGATATAAACTACCTTAATTTAAAAGTAAAGGTTTCTGATACCTCTGCTGCTGTTGATACATTTTTTTCAAGTGCAAATGATGTTGATATTGGAGATCAACTGGAAATAAAGAATATATCCCTAAGGATATGTGGAATATATAACAGCACATTTTTATTTCCAGATAATTCAATAATTTTAACTGCAAAAACATACAGAAGGTTTTATGGCGAAAATAATTATAATTATTCAAGGATAATTCTATATGTTAAAAACATAAATGATATTGACAAAATAAAAAATGAAACTGATAAAATCCTAAATAGAAAGGAGAAAAAATGCATTATTATCTCGCTAAACTCTATATTGGAGGCGATTAATGGAGTTATAACTAAGGTTTCTTACTTTTTAATGGGAATTGGGGCTATCTCTTTATTAGTTGCTGGTATTGGAATTGGAAATGTTATGCTAATGAGTGTTGTTGAAAGAACTAAAGAAATTGGGGTAATGAGGAGTATTGGAGCTTCAAAAAAAGATATTATTATGATGTTTTTATATGAAGCATTAATTTTGGGAGTTATTGGCTCCTTAATTGGAGCATTTTTGAGTTTATTCTTTGGTTATTTGATTGTTCATTATTTATTAAAAACATCACTATCCTATTATGTAATATTTTATATGATAATTGGCATTATGTTTGGAATTTTAACTGCTTTAATCTCTGCTTTATACCCTGCATATAAGGCATCAAAATTAGACCCAATAAAGGCATTGAGAAATGAATAA
- a CDS encoding chorismate pyruvate-lyase family protein, whose translation MIIYREIAKLNKTFPLLNEEKILLGTDGSVTNILEILFEGECRVETINQKIVDNTNYREVILKVNDLPLVYAVSKTPFKNIEEGLREEIKRDLLSADIPIGKIIRKHNLETRREIKSIGIAEIDDYLKTLLKTNHSRLPKRTYNIIYKNKILMEITEIFAIRGKL comes from the coding sequence ATGATAATCTATAGAGAGATAGCAAAGTTAAATAAAACATTTCCTCTGCTGAATGAGGAGAAAATACTCTTAGGGACTGATGGAAGTGTAACTAACATCTTAGAGATTTTATTTGAAGGAGAATGTAGAGTAGAGACAATCAATCAAAAAATTGTTGATAATACAAACTATAGGGAGGTTATTCTTAAAGTTAATGATTTGCCTTTAGTTTATGCAGTATCAAAAACACCATTTAAAAATATTGAAGAAGGACTTAGAGAAGAGATAAAGAGGGATTTACTCTCTGCTGATATTCCAATAGGTAAAATAATAAGGAAACACAACTTAGAAACACGAAGAGAGATTAAATCTATCGGCATTGCAGAGATTGATGATTATCTAAAAACCCTCTTAAAAACAAACCATAGCAGATTACCAAAAAGAACATATAACATAATATACAAAAATAAGATACTGATGGAAATAACTGAAATCTTTGCTATTAGGGGGAAATTATGA
- a CDS encoding ATP-binding protein produces the protein MKFFNREKEIKEILSILEGEPNLIYFIYGSINSGKTTLIKHIIENRLNDNYKVFYINFRTYLISEKREFIEAIFTTKKDDFFEKIKDKSEVLNLITKGAKILTGIPIPEIEFGKLFEEKINDAFQYLNSLLLAVKKSGKKPILIFDELQMIKDVVLNGQKYLLKELFQFLVSLTKEQHLCHVFCLSSDSLFIEYVYNTGELEGRAKYILVDDFDKDTAIKFMDFLAKEILNKKLSDGEKELIYSYVGGKPIYIYNVIDEMRYKELKEILNSMLKEEVSKLDMFLEFLEYSKPRVKIKDEVIELKKEDIINALKLFKNKYEIPKKEIPMPIYVYLVKENILFLNPIEGTLKPQSYLVWNAIKKLLNGR, from the coding sequence ATGAAATTCTTCAATAGAGAGAAAGAAATCAAAGAAATTTTATCAATCTTAGAGGGAGAGCCAAATTTAATTTATTTTATCTACGGCTCTATAAATTCTGGTAAAACTACATTAATAAAACATATCATAGAAAATAGACTAAATGATAATTACAAAGTTTTCTACATTAATTTCAGAACCTACTTAATATCAGAAAAGAGGGAGTTTATTGAAGCTATTTTCACCACTAAAAAAGATGATTTCTTTGAAAAAATAAAGGATAAATCAGAGGTTTTGAACTTAATAACTAAAGGAGCTAAGATTTTAACTGGTATTCCAATTCCTGAAATTGAATTTGGTAAACTATTTGAGGAGAAGATAAACGATGCCTTCCAATACTTAAACAGTTTATTGTTAGCGGTTAAAAAGAGTGGGAAAAAGCCAATTTTAATATTTGATGAACTGCAGATGATTAAAGACGTTGTGTTAAATGGGCAGAAATATTTATTAAAAGAACTATTTCAATTCTTAGTATCTCTAACTAAAGAACAACATCTATGCCATGTTTTTTGTCTAAGTTCTGATAGCTTGTTTATTGAGTATGTCTATAACACTGGAGAATTGGAGGGAAGAGCCAAATACATTTTAGTTGATGATTTTGATAAAGATACAGCAATAAAGTTTATGGATTTTTTGGCTAAGGAGATTTTAAATAAAAAACTCTCTGATGGTGAGAAAGAGCTTATTTATTCTTATGTTGGGGGAAAGCCAATATACATCTACAATGTAATTGATGAGATGAGATATAAAGAGCTAAAAGAGATTTTAAATTCAATGCTTAAAGAAGAGGTCTCTAAGTTAGATATGTTTTTGGAGTTTTTAGAGTATTCAAAACCAAGAGTAAAGATAAAAGATGAAGTAATTGAACTTAAAAAAGAAGACATTATCAATGCATTGAAGTTATTTAAAAATAAATATGAAATCCCAAAAAAAGAAATTCCTATGCCAATTTATGTTTATTTAGTTAAAGAAAATATCCTATTCCTAAATCCTATTGAAGGGACTCTAAAGCCACAAAGTTATTTGGTGTGGAATGCAATAAAGAAATTATTGAATGGACGTTAA